From the genome of Populus alba chromosome 10, ASM523922v2, whole genome shotgun sequence, one region includes:
- the LOC118043153 gene encoding CMP-sialic acid transporter 3-like isoform X3, with protein sequence MIECSECHSKISANNNNSKAVARAYDRHRSDVSSKARVLNLLLVGGDCIFVGLQPILVYISKHNGNFDYSPISVNFLTETAKVFFAIFMLLIQARHKKVGEKSLLSFSAFVQAARNNVLLAVPAFLYAINNYLKFTMQLYFNPATVKMLSNLKVLVIALLLKVIMKRRFSIIQWEALALLLIGISLNQLQSLPAGSTAMGFSVATGAYLYTLIFVTVPSFASVYNEYALKSQFETSIYLQNLFLYGYGAIFNFLAILVTALFKGPSSLDILHGHSKATMLLICNNAAQGILSSFFFKYADTILKKYSSTVATIFTGIASAVLFGHTLTMNFILGISIVFISMHQFFSPLSKVKDEPEDGSLEMVDSQNNQRSKDSSFINMAAGANDDASHRVEHDEKAPLLPI encoded by the exons ATGATAGAATGCAGTGAATGCCACTCGAAAATCtcagcaaataataataacagtaaaGCAGTAGCGAGAGCATACGATAGACATAGAAGCGATGTGTCGTCTAAAGCACGCGTTCTTAATCTTCTTTTGGTCGGTGGTGATTGCATCTTTGTCGGTCTCCag CCTATATTGGTGTATATTTCAAAGCATAATGGGAATTTCGATTATAGTCCTATAAGTGTTAATTTCCTCACCGAGActgcaaaagttttttttgcaaTCTTCATGCTCTTGATCCAG GCTCGACATAAAAAAGTTGGGGAGAaatctcttctttctttctctgccTTTGTCCAG GCTGCTCGAAACAACGTGCTTCTTGCTGTTCCAGCTTTCCTATATGCTATTAACAATTATTTGAAGTTTACTATGCAG CTTTATTTTAATCCTGCAACGGTGAAGATGCTGAGCAACCTGAAG GTTTTGGTGATTGCTTTGTTGTTGAAGGTGATCATGAAACGGAGATTTTCAATCATTCAG tgGGAAGCTCTTGCTCTATTGCTCATTGGGATTAGTTTGAATCAGTTACAGTCTCTGCCTGCAGGCTCCACTGCAATGGGTTTTTCAGTTGCAACGGGGGCATACTTGTACACACTAATTTTT GTTACTGTTCCATCATTCGCTTCAGTCTACAATGAGTATGCTTTGAAGAGTCAATTTGAGACTAGCATATACCTTCAG AACCTTTTCCTGTACGGGTATGGTGCCATATTCAACTTCCTAGCCATTCTTGTGACTGCCCTATTTAAAG GTCCAAGTAGCTTGGATATACTACATGGGCATTCAAAAGCTACCATGCTGTTGATATGTAATAATGCAGCACAAGGgattttatcttctttcttcttcaaatatGCAG ATACAATTTTGAAAAAGTACTCGTCAACAGTAGCAACAATTTTTACTGGAATAGCATCTGCTGTACTTTTTGGTCATACCCTGactatgaattttatcttaGGAATCTCTATCGTGTTTATCTCCATGCACCAG TTCTTTTCACCACTTTCGAAGGTTAAGGATGAGCCAGAAGATGGTAGTTTGGAAATGGTTGATAGTCAGAACAACCAGAG ATCTAAGGATTCATCCTTCATAAATATGGCAGCTGGAGCAAATGACGAT GCTAGTCATCGTGTTGAACATGATGAGAAGGCACCCCTACTTCCCATCTAG
- the LOC118043151 gene encoding ubiquitin-like-specific protease 1D isoform X2, whose translation MHARRTRITKQQVEEIESFKLTSPCFLQTIPCRERSKKRFKRNNAVSKLKKELDSVSFNCYMENLWKSFSEDKKMSFAYLDSLWFTMYTDASSGVKVLEWIKRKHIFSKKYVLVPIVRWCHWSLLIFCHFGESLLSENITPCMLLLDSLEMASPKRLEPDIRKFVWDIYESEGRPENKHMISQIPLLVPKVPQQRNGVECGNYVLYFINLFVQDAPENFHMEGYPYFMKDNWFSPEGLEHFCEKLESLESDIL comes from the exons ATGCATGCTCGAAGAACGAGGATAACCAAACAACAAGTTGAAGAGATTGAAAGCTTTAAATTAACATCCCCATGCTTTTTACAGACAATTCCTTGCCGTGAGCGATCAAAGAAAAGATTCAAGCGTAATAATGCAGTctcaaaactgaaaaaagaGCTAGATAGTGTTTCTTTCAACTGCTACATGGA AAATTTGTGGAAGAGCTTCTCAGAAGACAAGAAGATGTCCTTCGCATACCTTGACAGCTTATGGTTTACCATGTATACAGATGCATCCTCTGGAGTGAAAGTCCTGGAATGGATCAAGAGGAAACACATCTTTTCAAAGAAATATGTTCTTGTTCCTATTGTTCGCTG GTGTCACTGGAGCCTCTTGATCTTCTGTCACTTTGGTGAGAGTTTGCTATCAGAAAACATAACACCATGCATGTTGCTACTGGATTCACTTGAGATGGCAAGTCCTAAGCGGCTCGAACCAGACATAAGAAA GTTTGTATGGGACATCTACGAATCAGAGGGCAGGCCTGAAAACAAGCATATGATTTCTCAGATTCCATTATTGGTGCCTAAG GTGCCACAACAGAGAAATGGTGTAGAATGTGGCAACTATGTCCTCTActttataaatttgtttgtgCAAGATGCTCCCGAGAACTTTCACATGGAGGGTTACCCTTATTTT ATGAAAGACAATTGGTTCAGTCCTGAAGGATTGGAGCACTTCTGCGAGAAACTTGAATCCCTTGAAAGCGATATCCTTTAG
- the LOC118043150 gene encoding uncharacterized protein — MANPPSPPPPPPTQPSDPIRIDGADEDAALSSSAYLTHQELLTRRSRRLKQLAQIFRAHYWTLMEELKIKHKEYYWIHGKSPYEEDEKNKKRKRDLNSDKENFEWNTKLGINGGGEVEAEEREEEGVRKCSASGCKARAMALTTFCYTHILSDSKQKLYKGCAYVVKSAQGRRVLCGKPALISTVPSLCPMHCQKAERLVARALKKAGLGVSSPSKLAPKLHVIVTEFVRQIQTKRRAALKENVSEDHIKEDKISQGS; from the exons ATGGCCAACCCTCCTTCACCACCTCCGCCTCCGCCTACACAACCTTCCGATCCCATCAGAATCGACGGCGCAGATGAAGACGCGGCTCTCTCATCTTCAGCGTACCTAACTCACCAAGAACTCCTAACTCGGCGATCTCGCCGATTAAAGCAACTCGCTCAGATCTTCCGAGCCCATTACTGGACCTTAATGGAAGAGcttaaaatcaaacacaaagagTATTACTGGATACATGGGAAAAGTCCATATGAAGAAgatgagaaaaacaagaaaagaaagagagatctTAACAGTGATAAAGAGAATTTTGAATGGAATACGAAATTAGGGATTAATGGCGGCGGTGAAGTGGAggcagaggagagagaggaggaaGGGGTGAGGAAATGCTCGGCTAGTGGGTGTAAAGCGAGAGCGATGGCTTTAACGACGTTCTGTTATACACATATATTATCGGATTCTAAACAAAAGCTTTATAAAGGCTGCGCCTATGTTGTTAAAAg TGCACAGGGAAGGCGTGTACTTTGTGGGAAACCAGCTCTGATATCAACTGTCCCCTCCCTCTGCCCAATGCATTGTCAAAAGGCTGAAAGACTTGTAGCAAGAGCCTTGAAAAAGGCAGGTCTCGGTGTCTCTTCACCGAGTAAGCTTGCTCCTAAATTGCATGTGATAGTCACAGAGTTTGTCCGCCAAATCCAAACCAAAAGAAGGGCTGCACTGAAGGAAAATGTATCTGAAGATCACATCAAGGAGGATAAAATTTCCCAAGGCTCTTGA
- the LOC118043152 gene encoding phosphoglycolate phosphatase 1A, chloroplastic-like, with translation MLSRTVVSVSAVSSSSSTSPSRILCKVNPTIPKFLGLKGLSHNFTNCTTWNKNLNSNRKCNTRMENFTTKASAAAQPLKNADELIDSVETFIFDCDGVIWKGDKLIDGVPQTLDMLRSRGKRLVFVTNNSTKSRKQYGKKFETLGLDVSEEEIFASSFAAAAYLKSIDFPKDKKVYVVGEDGILKELELAGFQYLGGPEDGGKKIELKPGFLMEHDKDVGAVVVGFDRYFNYYKVQYGTLCIRENPGCLFIATNRDAVTHLTDAQEWAGGGSMVGAFVGSTQREPLVVGKPSTFMMDYLANKFGILKSQICMVGDRLDTDILFGQNGGCKTLLVLSGVTSLSMLQSPGNSIQPDFYTNKISDFLSLKAAAV, from the exons ATGCTAAGCAGGACAGTTGTTTCAGTGTCTGctgtttcttcttcctcttcaacATCTCCATCTCGAATCTTGTGCAAAGTAAACCCAACAATCCCTAAATTCTTGGGTCTGAAAGGACTCTCTCATAATTTCACAAACTGTACCACATGGAACAAAAATTTGAACTCGAATAGAAAGTGCAATACAAGAATGGAGAATTTCACGACCAAAGCATCAGCAGCAGCTCAGCCTTTAAAAAACGCAGACGAGCTCATTGACTCTGTTGAGACTTTCATCTTTGATTGTGATG GAGTTATATGGAAAGGAGATAAATTGATCGATGGCGTCCCTCAAACTCTTGATATGCTCCGTTCAAGG GGGAAGAGACTAGTTTTTGTTACAAACAACTCAACAAAGTCTAGGAAACAATATGGTAAAAAGTTCGAGACACTTGGTCTTGATGTCAGTGAG GAAGAAATTTTCGCATCATCCTTTGCAGCTGCGGCCTATTTGAAGTCAATTGATTTCCCAAAagataaaaag GTTTACGTGGTTGGTGAGGATGGCATCTTGAAGGAGCTTGAGCTTGCTGGATTTCAGTACCTCGGTGGGCCA GAAGATGGTGGGAAAAAGATAGAGCTGAAGCCTGGGTTTCTAATGGAGCACGATAAGGAt GTTGGGGCAGTTGTTGTTGGATTTGATCGCTATTTCAACTACTACAAAGTCCAGTATGGAACACTCTGTATAAGGGAAAATCCTGGATGCCTCTTCATTGCTACAAATCGCGATGCAGTCACCCATCTTACAGATGCTCAGGAGTGGGCAG gGGGTGGTTCTATGGTCGGTGCTTTCGTTGGTTCAACTCAGCGTGAGCCACTAGTTGTGGGAAAGCCCTCAACTTTTATGATGGATTACTTAGCCAACAA ATTCGGGATTCTCAAGTCACAGATATGCATGGTTGGGGACAGATTGGATACTGATATTCTGTTTGGACAAAATGGTGGTTGCAAAACTCTTCTCGTTCTCTCAG GTGTGACCTCATTGTCAATGCTTCAAAGTCCAGGCAACTCCATCCAACCAGATTTCTACACCAACAAAATTTCTGATTTTCTTTCCCTCAAAGCTGCAGCTGTGTGA
- the LOC118043153 gene encoding CMP-sialic acid transporter 4-like isoform X2, whose protein sequence is MIECSECHSKISANNNNSKAVARAYDRHRSDVSSKARVLNLLLVGGDCIFVGLQPILVYISKHNGNFDYSPISVNFLTETAKVFFAIFMLLIQARHKKVGEKSLLSFSAFVQAARNNVLLAVPAFLYAINNYLKFTMQLYFNPATVKMLSNLKVLVIALLLKVIMKRRFSIIQWEALALLLIGISLNQLQSLPAGSTAMGFSVATGAYLYTLIFVTVPSFASVYNEYALKSQFETSIYLQFVLHGFQNLFLYGYGAIFNFLAILVTALFKGPSSLDILHGHSKATMLLICNNAAQGILSSFFFKYADTILKKYSSTVATIFTGIASAVLFGHTLTMNFILGISIVFISMHQFFSPLSKVKDEPEDGSLEMVDSQNNQRSKDSSFINMAAGANDDASHRVEHDEKAPLLPI, encoded by the exons ATGATAGAATGCAGTGAATGCCACTCGAAAATCtcagcaaataataataacagtaaaGCAGTAGCGAGAGCATACGATAGACATAGAAGCGATGTGTCGTCTAAAGCACGCGTTCTTAATCTTCTTTTGGTCGGTGGTGATTGCATCTTTGTCGGTCTCCag CCTATATTGGTGTATATTTCAAAGCATAATGGGAATTTCGATTATAGTCCTATAAGTGTTAATTTCCTCACCGAGActgcaaaagttttttttgcaaTCTTCATGCTCTTGATCCAG GCTCGACATAAAAAAGTTGGGGAGAaatctcttctttctttctctgccTTTGTCCAG GCTGCTCGAAACAACGTGCTTCTTGCTGTTCCAGCTTTCCTATATGCTATTAACAATTATTTGAAGTTTACTATGCAG CTTTATTTTAATCCTGCAACGGTGAAGATGCTGAGCAACCTGAAG GTTTTGGTGATTGCTTTGTTGTTGAAGGTGATCATGAAACGGAGATTTTCAATCATTCAG tgGGAAGCTCTTGCTCTATTGCTCATTGGGATTAGTTTGAATCAGTTACAGTCTCTGCCTGCAGGCTCCACTGCAATGGGTTTTTCAGTTGCAACGGGGGCATACTTGTACACACTAATTTTT GTTACTGTTCCATCATTCGCTTCAGTCTACAATGAGTATGCTTTGAAGAGTCAATTTGAGACTAGCATATACCTTCAG TTTGTGCTCCACGGCTTTCAGAACCTTTTCCTGTACGGGTATGGTGCCATATTCAACTTCCTAGCCATTCTTGTGACTGCCCTATTTAAAG GTCCAAGTAGCTTGGATATACTACATGGGCATTCAAAAGCTACCATGCTGTTGATATGTAATAATGCAGCACAAGGgattttatcttctttcttcttcaaatatGCAG ATACAATTTTGAAAAAGTACTCGTCAACAGTAGCAACAATTTTTACTGGAATAGCATCTGCTGTACTTTTTGGTCATACCCTGactatgaattttatcttaGGAATCTCTATCGTGTTTATCTCCATGCACCAG TTCTTTTCACCACTTTCGAAGGTTAAGGATGAGCCAGAAGATGGTAGTTTGGAAATGGTTGATAGTCAGAACAACCAGAG ATCTAAGGATTCATCCTTCATAAATATGGCAGCTGGAGCAAATGACGAT GCTAGTCATCGTGTTGAACATGATGAGAAGGCACCCCTACTTCCCATCTAG
- the LOC118043151 gene encoding ubiquitin-like-specific protease 1D isoform X1: protein MGRTRRTGRKTRPHGGGVVTIDLESEGCTDQPSKHRTCWKHIQALMHARRTRITKQQVEEIESFKLTSPCFLQTIPCRERSKKRFKRNNAVSKLKKELDSVSFNCYMENLWKSFSEDKKMSFAYLDSLWFTMYTDASSGVKVLEWIKRKHIFSKKYVLVPIVRWCHWSLLIFCHFGESLLSENITPCMLLLDSLEMASPKRLEPDIRKFVWDIYESEGRPENKHMISQIPLLVPKVPQQRNGVECGNYVLYFINLFVQDAPENFHMEGYPYFMKDNWFSPEGLEHFCEKLESLESDIL from the exons ATGGGAAGGACACGAAGAACGGGAAGGAAGACAAGACCTCATGGCGGTGGAGTTGTTACAATAGATCTTGAGTCTG AGGGTTGCACAGATCAACCTTCAAAACATCGCACATGTTGGAAGCATATCCAAGCTCTTATGCATGCTCGAAGAACGAGGATAACCAAACAACAAGTTGAAGAGATTGAAAGCTTTAAATTAACATCCCCATGCTTTTTACAGACAATTCCTTGCCGTGAGCGATCAAAGAAAAGATTCAAGCGTAATAATGCAGTctcaaaactgaaaaaagaGCTAGATAGTGTTTCTTTCAACTGCTACATGGA AAATTTGTGGAAGAGCTTCTCAGAAGACAAGAAGATGTCCTTCGCATACCTTGACAGCTTATGGTTTACCATGTATACAGATGCATCCTCTGGAGTGAAAGTCCTGGAATGGATCAAGAGGAAACACATCTTTTCAAAGAAATATGTTCTTGTTCCTATTGTTCGCTG GTGTCACTGGAGCCTCTTGATCTTCTGTCACTTTGGTGAGAGTTTGCTATCAGAAAACATAACACCATGCATGTTGCTACTGGATTCACTTGAGATGGCAAGTCCTAAGCGGCTCGAACCAGACATAAGAAA GTTTGTATGGGACATCTACGAATCAGAGGGCAGGCCTGAAAACAAGCATATGATTTCTCAGATTCCATTATTGGTGCCTAAG GTGCCACAACAGAGAAATGGTGTAGAATGTGGCAACTATGTCCTCTActttataaatttgtttgtgCAAGATGCTCCCGAGAACTTTCACATGGAGGGTTACCCTTATTTT ATGAAAGACAATTGGTTCAGTCCTGAAGGATTGGAGCACTTCTGCGAGAAACTTGAATCCCTTGAAAGCGATATCCTTTAG
- the LOC118043153 gene encoding CMP-sialic acid transporter 4-like isoform X1 produces the protein MIECSECHSKISANNNNSKAVARAYDRHRSDVSSKARVLNLLLVGGDCIFVGLQPILVYISKHNGNFDYSPISVNFLTETAKVFFAIFMLLIQARHKKVGEKSLLSFSAFVQAARNNVLLAVPAFLYAINNYLKFTMQLYFNPATVKMLSNLKVLVIALLLKVIMKRRFSIIQWEALALLLIGISLNQLQSLPAGSTAMGFSVATGAYLYTLIFVTVPSFASVYNEYALKSQFETSIYLQVVSSAIEYDAYCFFQNLFLYGYGAIFNFLAILVTALFKGPSSLDILHGHSKATMLLICNNAAQGILSSFFFKYADTILKKYSSTVATIFTGIASAVLFGHTLTMNFILGISIVFISMHQFFSPLSKVKDEPEDGSLEMVDSQNNQRSKDSSFINMAAGANDDASHRVEHDEKAPLLPI, from the exons ATGATAGAATGCAGTGAATGCCACTCGAAAATCtcagcaaataataataacagtaaaGCAGTAGCGAGAGCATACGATAGACATAGAAGCGATGTGTCGTCTAAAGCACGCGTTCTTAATCTTCTTTTGGTCGGTGGTGATTGCATCTTTGTCGGTCTCCag CCTATATTGGTGTATATTTCAAAGCATAATGGGAATTTCGATTATAGTCCTATAAGTGTTAATTTCCTCACCGAGActgcaaaagttttttttgcaaTCTTCATGCTCTTGATCCAG GCTCGACATAAAAAAGTTGGGGAGAaatctcttctttctttctctgccTTTGTCCAG GCTGCTCGAAACAACGTGCTTCTTGCTGTTCCAGCTTTCCTATATGCTATTAACAATTATTTGAAGTTTACTATGCAG CTTTATTTTAATCCTGCAACGGTGAAGATGCTGAGCAACCTGAAG GTTTTGGTGATTGCTTTGTTGTTGAAGGTGATCATGAAACGGAGATTTTCAATCATTCAG tgGGAAGCTCTTGCTCTATTGCTCATTGGGATTAGTTTGAATCAGTTACAGTCTCTGCCTGCAGGCTCCACTGCAATGGGTTTTTCAGTTGCAACGGGGGCATACTTGTACACACTAATTTTT GTTACTGTTCCATCATTCGCTTCAGTCTACAATGAGTATGCTTTGAAGAGTCAATTTGAGACTAGCATATACCTTCAGGTGGTTTCTAGTGCTATAGAATATGATGCTTATTGCTTTTTTCAG AACCTTTTCCTGTACGGGTATGGTGCCATATTCAACTTCCTAGCCATTCTTGTGACTGCCCTATTTAAAG GTCCAAGTAGCTTGGATATACTACATGGGCATTCAAAAGCTACCATGCTGTTGATATGTAATAATGCAGCACAAGGgattttatcttctttcttcttcaaatatGCAG ATACAATTTTGAAAAAGTACTCGTCAACAGTAGCAACAATTTTTACTGGAATAGCATCTGCTGTACTTTTTGGTCATACCCTGactatgaattttatcttaGGAATCTCTATCGTGTTTATCTCCATGCACCAG TTCTTTTCACCACTTTCGAAGGTTAAGGATGAGCCAGAAGATGGTAGTTTGGAAATGGTTGATAGTCAGAACAACCAGAG ATCTAAGGATTCATCCTTCATAAATATGGCAGCTGGAGCAAATGACGAT GCTAGTCATCGTGTTGAACATGATGAGAAGGCACCCCTACTTCCCATCTAG